One Nesterenkonia populi DNA window includes the following coding sequences:
- a CDS encoding aspartate aminotransferase family protein — protein MAQLSPQLKQATPVVADRAEGVWIYDDAGNKHLDFTAGIGVTSTGHCHPKVVAAAQEQIGSLIHGQYTTIMHKPLQQLTAKLGEVLPNGLDSVFFSNSGSEAAEAALRLARQATGRPNIVVFQGGFHGRTVAAASLTTSGTKFKAGFSPLMSGVAVSPFPNPSHYRHYGWDAEQATDFALRELDLVLQTQSHPKDTAAFLVEPVLGEGGYIPGNERFFAGLQERAEKHGILLIVDEVQTGFGRTGKFWGQEHFGLTPDIQMFAKGIASGFPISGIAASEAVMSKAWPGSQGGTYGANAVACAAAVATLEVLEEEALVANAAARGEQLKAGLRKIGEKFDAVVDVHGLGLMVSVEFADKDGEPDGAAAAAAHKHAAENGLLLLTNGMYGQNVRFIPALVVTEDEVDQALKLWDETLSAVL, from the coding sequence ATGGCGCAGCTCTCCCCGCAGCTGAAGCAGGCCACCCCCGTCGTCGCCGACCGCGCCGAGGGCGTGTGGATCTACGACGACGCCGGAAACAAGCACCTGGACTTCACCGCCGGGATCGGCGTGACCTCCACAGGGCACTGCCACCCCAAAGTGGTGGCAGCCGCCCAGGAGCAGATCGGCAGCCTCATCCACGGCCAGTACACCACCATCATGCACAAGCCCCTGCAGCAGCTCACCGCCAAGCTCGGTGAGGTCCTGCCCAACGGGCTGGACTCCGTCTTCTTCTCCAACTCCGGCTCCGAGGCCGCGGAGGCTGCGCTGCGCCTGGCCCGCCAAGCCACCGGCCGGCCCAACATCGTGGTCTTCCAGGGCGGATTCCACGGACGGACCGTCGCAGCGGCGTCGCTGACGACCTCCGGCACCAAATTCAAAGCAGGCTTCTCGCCGCTGATGTCCGGCGTCGCCGTCTCCCCGTTCCCCAACCCCTCCCACTACCGCCACTACGGCTGGGACGCCGAGCAGGCCACGGACTTCGCGCTCCGGGAGCTGGATCTGGTGCTGCAGACCCAGTCCCACCCCAAGGACACCGCCGCGTTCCTGGTCGAGCCGGTGCTGGGCGAGGGCGGCTACATCCCCGGCAACGAGCGGTTCTTCGCCGGCCTGCAGGAGCGCGCCGAGAAGCACGGCATCCTGCTGATCGTCGACGAGGTGCAGACCGGGTTCGGCCGCACCGGGAAGTTCTGGGGCCAGGAGCACTTCGGCCTGACCCCGGACATTCAGATGTTTGCCAAGGGGATCGCCTCCGGCTTCCCGATCTCCGGGATCGCCGCCTCCGAAGCCGTCATGTCGAAGGCATGGCCGGGCTCCCAGGGCGGCACCTACGGCGCCAACGCGGTGGCCTGCGCGGCTGCCGTCGCGACCCTTGAGGTGCTCGAGGAGGAGGCCCTGGTGGCCAACGCGGCCGCCCGAGGCGAGCAGCTGAAGGCAGGCCTGCGCAAGATCGGGGAGAAGTTCGACGCCGTCGTGGACGTCCACGGCCTGGGCCTGATGGTCTCGGTGGAGTTCGCCGACAAGGACGGCGAGCCCGACGGCGCAGCCGCTGCGGCTGCGCACAAGCACGCGGCCGAAAACGGCCTGCTGCTGCTCACCAACGGAATGTACGGCCAGAACGTCCGCTTCATCCCCGCTCTGGTGGTCACCGAGGACGAGGTGGACCAGGCCCTGAAGCTCTGGGATGAGACCCTCAGCGCTGTGCTGTGA
- a CDS encoding aldolase: MTEQHLRQQIVELAASLFERGFSVGSAGNVSVRTEAGYLMTPTNSSLGRLEPDRLSVLSQGWDHIAGPKPSKEVVMHQAMYQARPEAQAIVHLHSTYVTAYSCLRTEEGIPPLTPYFVMRLGQEVPTVPYYKPGAAEMLEDILAAGQRSPGVILSNHGSIVAGSSLEDAVNAAEELEVSAQLAFLLEGRPTRPLTQEQVQNLLG, from the coding sequence TTGACCGAACAGCACCTGCGACAGCAGATCGTCGAGCTGGCCGCCAGCCTCTTCGAGCGGGGCTTCTCCGTGGGGAGCGCCGGCAATGTCAGTGTGCGCACTGAGGCCGGCTACCTGATGACGCCCACCAACTCCTCGCTTGGGCGATTGGAGCCGGACCGACTCTCCGTGCTGAGTCAGGGCTGGGACCATATTGCGGGTCCCAAACCCTCCAAGGAGGTGGTGATGCACCAGGCAATGTACCAGGCCCGCCCCGAGGCCCAGGCGATCGTTCATCTGCACTCCACCTATGTGACGGCTTACAGCTGCTTGCGAACCGAAGAAGGCATCCCGCCCCTCACTCCCTACTTCGTCATGCGCCTGGGCCAGGAAGTCCCTACCGTCCCCTATTACAAGCCAGGTGCCGCCGAGATGCTTGAGGACATTCTCGCCGCAGGCCAGCGGAGCCCCGGCGTGATCCTCTCCAATCACGGCTCGATCGTGGCAGGCTCAAGCCTGGAGGATGCGGTCAACGCGGCAGAGGAGCTGGAGGTCTCCGCTCAGCTGGCATTCCTGCTGGAGGGACGGCCCACTCGCCCCCTGACGCAGGAGCAGGTCCAGAACCTTCTGGGATGA
- a CDS encoding GntP family permease, protein MNELGTSEVGALVGLAAAVALLIFFVVKTKIHAILALIIAASIAGMAAGMAPDAVIETITAGFGSTLGTIGLVIGLGVMMGRILEVSGAAEKLAYTLIRWIGKKKEEWALSVAGFIISIPIFVDSAYVILQPLVRSLAHTTGRSILTLGIALAGGLIVTHHAVPPTPGPLGAAGIFGVGIGEMIIWGVVLTIPAMLLVTIYAKVMGPRIEAMIERDTGETLSPAEAFEEFQQRADEREQELPSLFISILPILLPIVLIFINTFSTNLTDAGVLDLPEGVVSVAGFIGNPVIALLFGVLAAVYGLTRNQSRQGTIADMEKGVQAAGIILLVTGAGGALGEVLRESGSAEAIGEAVASLPLPTILIPFIIATVVRIIQGSGTVAIITSASISAPILAQVPDVNMVLAAQAASLGALFFGYFNDSFFWVVNRMLGVKNAKHQMLVWSVPTTIAWAATMVMLLIASFIF, encoded by the coding sequence ATGAATGAGCTCGGAACGTCCGAGGTAGGGGCCCTCGTCGGCCTCGCAGCAGCAGTGGCGCTGCTGATCTTCTTCGTCGTCAAAACGAAGATCCACGCGATCCTCGCACTGATCATCGCCGCCTCGATCGCCGGCATGGCTGCGGGCATGGCTCCCGACGCCGTCATCGAGACCATCACCGCCGGATTCGGCTCCACCCTGGGCACCATCGGTCTGGTGATCGGTCTGGGTGTGATGATGGGGCGCATCCTCGAGGTCTCCGGAGCTGCGGAGAAGCTCGCCTACACCCTGATCCGCTGGATCGGGAAGAAGAAGGAGGAATGGGCTCTCTCCGTGGCGGGCTTCATCATCTCCATCCCGATCTTCGTCGACTCCGCCTATGTGATCCTTCAGCCGCTGGTCAGGTCCCTGGCCCACACCACCGGGCGCTCCATCCTCACCCTCGGCATCGCCCTGGCCGGCGGCCTGATCGTCACCCACCACGCTGTTCCCCCGACTCCCGGCCCGCTCGGCGCCGCAGGGATCTTCGGGGTCGGCATCGGCGAGATGATCATCTGGGGCGTGGTGCTCACCATCCCCGCCATGCTCCTGGTGACCATCTACGCGAAGGTGATGGGCCCACGGATTGAGGCCATGATCGAACGTGACACCGGCGAGACGCTCAGCCCTGCCGAGGCCTTCGAAGAGTTCCAGCAGCGCGCCGATGAGCGCGAGCAGGAGCTTCCCAGCCTCTTCATCTCCATCCTGCCGATACTGCTGCCGATCGTGCTGATCTTCATCAACACCTTCTCCACCAACCTCACCGATGCCGGGGTGCTGGACCTGCCCGAGGGCGTGGTCTCTGTTGCAGGATTCATCGGGAACCCGGTCATCGCCCTGCTCTTCGGCGTGCTGGCCGCCGTCTACGGCCTGACCCGCAACCAGAGCCGCCAGGGCACCATTGCCGATATGGAGAAAGGCGTCCAGGCTGCCGGCATCATCCTGCTGGTCACCGGCGCCGGTGGTGCGCTCGGCGAGGTGCTGCGTGAGTCCGGTTCGGCAGAGGCCATCGGCGAGGCTGTGGCGAGCCTGCCGCTGCCCACCATCCTGATACCCTTCATCATTGCCACTGTGGTGCGCATCATCCAGGGCTCCGGCACTGTCGCCATCATCACCTCGGCCTCGATCTCCGCACCCATTCTGGCTCAGGTCCCGGATGTGAACATGGTGCTGGCCGCTCAGGCGGCCTCGTTGGGCGCACTGTTCTTCGGCTACTTCAACGACAGCTTCTTCTGGGTGGTCAACCGTATGCTCGGCGTGAAGAACGCCAAGCACCAGATGCTGGTGTGGTCCGTCCCCACCACCATCGCCTGGGCCGCCACAATGGTGATGCTGCTCATCGCCAGCTTCATCTTCTGA
- a CDS encoding SGNH/GDSL hydrolase family protein has protein sequence MSGADELGGPFARRFVAIGDSFTEGVGDIDPSSPNGVRGWADRVAAQLISNDPSWGYANLAVRGRKLQQVIDGQLDAAVSLNPTLVTFYAGGNDILRPTVHLDVLMERYRWAVERLVETGGRVVLFTGFDSGKAPMFKATRGRTAIYNEAVRKIAADLGLELVDFWHMKQLQDWRYWDEDRLHLSIEGHILMAKETLRVLGEKDEIELPEMEEPPIKAIHQKVYAEFAWTKDYLAPWIRRRVTRRSSGDELDAKYPTLTSKIW, from the coding sequence ATGTCCGGCGCTGATGAACTCGGCGGCCCGTTCGCCAGGCGGTTCGTCGCCATCGGGGACTCCTTCACCGAAGGAGTCGGGGACATCGACCCCTCGAGCCCGAATGGGGTGCGTGGCTGGGCCGACCGGGTCGCTGCCCAGCTGATCAGCAATGACCCCTCCTGGGGGTACGCCAACCTCGCGGTCCGGGGGCGGAAGCTGCAGCAGGTCATCGACGGCCAGCTCGACGCCGCCGTCTCCCTCAACCCCACCCTGGTCACCTTCTACGCCGGCGGCAATGACATCCTTCGCCCCACCGTGCACCTGGACGTCCTGATGGAGCGGTACCGATGGGCCGTGGAGCGACTGGTGGAGACGGGGGGCCGCGTGGTGCTCTTCACCGGGTTCGACTCAGGCAAGGCGCCCATGTTCAAGGCAACCCGCGGCCGGACCGCCATCTACAACGAGGCGGTCCGCAAGATCGCCGCGGACCTCGGCCTTGAGCTGGTGGACTTCTGGCACATGAAGCAGCTCCAGGACTGGCGGTATTGGGACGAGGACCGCCTGCACCTGAGCATCGAAGGGCATATCCTCATGGCCAAGGAGACGCTCAGAGTCCTCGGGGAGAAGGACGAGATCGAGCTCCCCGAGATGGAGGAGCCTCCCATCAAAGCGATCCACCAGAAGGTCTACGCCGAGTTCGCCTGGACCAAGGACTACCTGGCCCCCTGGATCAGGCGCCGCGTGACCCGGAGGTCCAGCGGAGACGAACTCGATGCCAAGTACCCCACGCTCACCTCAAAGATCTGGTGA